One Pseudomonas sp. HOU2 genomic window carries:
- a CDS encoding ABC transporter permease has product MHKFAHILRLGLKELTSLRHDSVLLLFLFYAFTVAIYMPAAGSVIGVHNASVAIVDEDHSALSRQLAQALQPPEFQTPVLLPYAQLDQVMDSGQYTFVINIPAGFQTDLLAARQPAIQVNVDATAMSQAFMGAGYIGRIFQRELLDYAGQGDAAAKAPVLLTTRALFNTNLEGGWFLAVIQIVNNITILAIILTGTALLREREHGTLDHLLVLPLTALEIMLAKIWSNLLVVVLCTWLSLEVVVKGLLDVPLAGSMSLFLLVTAVYLFASTALGIFLATLARSTPQFGLLAIPVIIPMLLLSGGSTPLDSMPQWLQWVMQGSPSTHFVSLSAAILFRDAGLSVVWPDLLALTAIGLLFFLIALARFRKSLAS; this is encoded by the coding sequence ATGCACAAGTTCGCGCACATCCTGCGCCTGGGACTCAAGGAACTGACCAGCCTGCGCCACGACAGCGTGTTGCTGCTGTTCCTGTTCTACGCCTTCACCGTGGCGATCTACATGCCCGCCGCCGGCTCGGTGATCGGCGTGCACAACGCCAGTGTGGCGATCGTCGACGAAGATCACAGCGCCCTCTCGCGCCAGTTGGCCCAGGCCCTGCAGCCGCCGGAATTCCAGACGCCGGTGCTGTTGCCTTATGCGCAACTGGATCAGGTCATGGACAGCGGTCAGTACACCTTCGTCATCAACATCCCGGCGGGCTTTCAAACCGACTTGCTCGCCGCGCGGCAACCGGCGATTCAGGTCAACGTCGATGCCACCGCCATGAGCCAGGCATTCATGGGCGCCGGCTACATCGGCCGGATCTTCCAGCGCGAATTGCTCGACTATGCCGGTCAGGGCGATGCAGCCGCCAAGGCGCCTGTGCTACTGACCACCCGCGCCCTGTTCAACACCAATCTGGAGGGTGGCTGGTTTCTGGCAGTCATTCAGATCGTCAACAACATCACCATTCTGGCGATCATCCTCACCGGCACGGCGCTGCTGCGCGAACGCGAACACGGTACGCTCGACCATTTGCTGGTGCTGCCACTGACGGCGCTGGAAATCATGCTGGCGAAAATCTGGAGCAACCTGCTGGTGGTGGTGCTGTGCACCTGGCTGTCGCTGGAAGTGGTGGTCAAAGGCCTGCTGGATGTGCCGTTGGCCGGCTCGATGAGCCTGTTTTTGCTGGTGACTGCGGTTTATCTGTTTGCCAGTACCGCGCTGGGCATCTTTCTGGCGACGCTCGCGCGTTCGACGCCGCAGTTCGGCCTGCTGGCGATTCCGGTGATCATCCCGATGTTGCTGCTGTCCGGCGGCAGCACGCCATTGGACAGCATGCCGCAGTGGCTGCAGTGGGTTATGCAGGGCTCGCCGTCCACACACTTTGTCAGCCTCAGCGCCGCGATTCTGTTTCGCGACGCCGGGCTGAGCGTAGTCTGGCCGGACTTGTTGGCGCTGACGGCCATCGGCCTGCTGTTCTTTCTCATCGCGCTGGCGCGCTTTCGCAAAAGCCTGGCGTCCTGA